In Ovis canadensis isolate MfBH-ARS-UI-01 breed Bighorn chromosome 15, ARS-UI_OviCan_v2, whole genome shotgun sequence, the genomic stretch ctccatggactgtagcccgcaaggctcctctgtccatagagttctccaggcaagaatcctggagtgggcagacattcccttctccaggggatcttccccacccagagatcaaacccaggtctcttgcattacaggcagattctttactgtctgagtcaccagggaagccaaaagcaatttttatacttcaaagaaaaaaaaattttttaatatggtcAACAATATTGCAATAACTGTATAGGGGCAGATGGTTACTAGGCTTATCATGGTAACAACATTATATATGCAAACATCAAATCAGGACACAGCACACCTGAAACATATTATGTATGttaactgtatttcaatttttaaaaaatgatattagaagggggaaaaaaagatcatcatgattTTCTACTGTTACTTCTAACTACTTATTCCTAAGACTCTTGCCACCAGATAATGCTGTGACTGTCATGAATTATCCTGCTCAATCAACAGGatcccagtattcttactggTCTGCTGCAAAATCAGCCTTTATCTACCAGTTTCAACCTCATATGCAATAATAGTACCACaatttttgcctttctctttaaTTTGGTTCTTCTTCGTTTTGCTTTGGATTGACTTTTCATTTGATTCCACACTGTTGTGTAAATATTAGTaattatgaaaaaggaaattCTTTTGAATGATTATGAATAAAAATGTTAAGAGAGAAATAACAGAAGTAAAATAGTAGCTAGTAGGcatacaaatatttaataagtgaataaataaactgtgttAAAAATACAATGATAATGATTATCCACtttggattttcattttctgagatGAAAGACTATCCACAATTGAAATTTGTTGTTTTCAGAAGTGTTTACAAAAAGTACTTCTGGCCTTTTCTCTTATGTAACCATTTCAAGCAAAACACTAATTACAGAAGTAAACCAAGATTTTGTTTGGTCTTGTTTTCTAAAGGaaaaattatagcaaatgaaacactgttaatcagaaagctgtttttgtctttttaatatagTATTAAATTCCAAATTACAGAATAAGCCAATCTCGTAGAGCCAAGGACAATCAAGTCATTTAAAATTCTGACaactgggaatttcctggtggtccagtagttaggacttggtgttttcactgctgttgcccaggttcaatccctgaataaGGACTGAGATCCCAGAAGCCACACAGAGacgccaaaaataaatacaattatgacAATAAAACATGATTTTTCCTACAAAAATAATTTAGAGATTCCTCATTATTAGGAAAGTCACTCACCGGTCGAAACATTATCTATATGATATGATTCTACTCTTATAAAGTACCTAAAATAGTtgaattcacagagacagaaagtagaatggtggttgccaggggctgggaataTAAGGAATTAATGAAATGAATACAAgattcagtttgggaagataaaAAAAGTTTGGAAATTGACAGTAGTAATGAATGAGGAATAaggtgaatgtacttaatgccacaaaactgtatacttaaaaatggataaaatagcaaattttatgttatgtacattttataatttttttaaaagacagtattACCTATTCCAaattcctcattttatagatgaggaaaggcTCAAAGGGGTCACATGACTTGTCCAAGTTCATACAACTACTCAATAACATTCCACCCACAGCACTGCCTCTAAATTCTTTCCAggctatagtaaaaaaaaaaaataggacataCTGGTAGAAACAGAGTGACTAAAGAGAGATACATGACATATCACAAAAAGATaaaactgtacagaaaaaaataatttacaattatAATTGTAATTATACAATTAGGTTTTtattatatgcatttttatatttgtcCTATTCTTAGATTCACTTAATgtcccttgtttttctttttccttatctttttctAACGTATCCCCTTTTTGCTctactttacatatttttataatactttaaacaaaatggaaaatacataaatgtaaTGTATGGCCACAATTGTGAATGAGGCATCAAGAATAAGTTAAATTATATCCTGAACACAtggtttataaaagaaaaaaatcacagaatattCTACATTTTTCTACCAAAATAACTGTTACAATTTGGTGTCTTAAAAGGCTAATTCTCTAATGGTATAAAGAAGCTTTCTTATACTGAAATGTAAACTTAAAATACACAAACATGCCTACATCTTTTACACACAGAGTTGTATATACAAATACCTTTCAAAACAATTACCTTGGAAACCATTTGGCGTGTTCTACCCATGGGTCATCTCCAGATTCCCAACACCTTAAGCCACCATCACAGCAAAAGCACTTGACATCATCATTTCGACCTAAAGAAAACACAAGAATAACTGAATACACACGTGTTCTAATATATTAATCAAAATGAACTAGATAAAACATACAGCTATACCTTCTCTTACCTACATAATAGAAACCAGCACTTGCAAGCTGCTCGGGCTGAACTGGTACAGTAGATGGCCAGTACATAAATGTTCTCAGGCGAGCTGCATGTGTCTGCATACTCAAATTGGAAATGCTGAACCTCAGCGTTCCCAGAGAATTTTCCAAAAATGGACAGTTGGGAAAATTTCTCTGGTGTTCTAACATAGCATCATCCTTTGGTTCCCAGTTATTTAGTGTCCCACCACAGGCAAAACAGGCTACCCTGTCTCCAGGTCCTATATAATAAAAGCCAGCTCTTGCCAATTCTGACGGTGACAGAAAGGTTAATGGCCACATTTGATAAGTAAGAAATCTCGCTTCTTCAGTACTCATGGCATAACTGTAGGGGTTAGTCCTCAGTGGGGAAAAGTCTTCGACTGCTCGAGAATTAATAGGGTTTGGTGAAAGGTTGGAATAAGAACCACTGAATGATCTACCATGTTCCAAAGTGGGTGATAATGAGTGAGTAAAACTGTTTCTCATTGGAGAAGAAGCATTCTTAGAAGTGGATTCCAGACTAGTAACAGAAACTAGATTCTGAACAAAACTACAGCTAGGATACAGTTGTTTATGCTTCTCAATAGGATTGTCTCCTTGTTTCCAGTTATCCAGCATCAGGCCACAACAGAAGCATTTGACCTTGTCATTCACACCAGTGTAATAAAAACCAGCACGAGCAAGACTCCTTTCTGAGACAGGAACACCGGTGGGGAAAGTTGAATATGTAGACATTCGGTAGAGCTCACATGAAAAGTCGTatgtcattttttgtttgttgccACTTGTCCAATTTGACAAGACTGTGCTATCTTCCATCACACTCTTAATTTTTCGATACGAGGGATCCAGGACAAGTCTTTGGGAGGTAGTTTTGTGCATGagtgatttttactttttgacAGCAAAAATCCTTTACatgaaatttttcttctcttcacattagattttttttttttttaccataaaaaagaatcaaacgATGGGCTCCTACTTACATAAAATTCACTACACCTTCTTTACTGGATTTACATCTGAATTTACACTCAGGTAGGATGACTCTCTCTCCTATATCATCAAAATACTATTTAATACTCTTTAGGACTATATTAACTCAAGTGCTATCTCTGTTCACTATTTGGTATAATACTAAACAGACTGAAAGAAGTTGAGACACTTTTGAAAATATGTTAACACTCCTTGATTTTTCAAGGAAGTTTATATTCCCAAAATTCTAAACAAAGACACAATACTTATgccttttatttgcttttggtTACAAATTACAAAGCCTGGATATCAAGCCAATTAATGGCCATCCTACAAGAGAAAAAAACTATATGCAGACTTCTTTCCCTCCAAgcactttaatatattttttataaaaaaatattttattctagtaAACAATAAGTCTTCATATGGTCACATTATCTAAAGGCTAATTTCACATAGCTTATCATCATAGTATTTACTTAAGAAAGTTAAAGTAGCTTCAGTTAACAATTTTGGAGGATGTCAACACCTACAAGCATTGCTGAACCTAAATCTGTTATACTGTGCACGATGTTAAAACTCACCAGCTGCTAACTCATCTTTGTTAATACTGTCTatatttgttttcactttctgcaGCATTAATATTATGCTGTCTTTCTTCCTAACTTTGCATACCACTTTATTATATTTGGTCAACTGAAGGTATTGTCTCCATAAACTTAACTAGTTAACCATAAAGTTTCTACAGCAGAACCTTTTTACATAATTTGTCTTTCATTTAAGAATCATGCACTTATAATATCACTCATTTTGTATTTAAAGGTAAATCAAGTTTATCAAGATACAGCTTGACTGTTCTAGTATTATCACAAATGCCTAACAAGATACTCTACCACCAACACTGCTCATGCATAATATGCCACTAATTCtactagcagcagcagccttgtttCTGAAAacccttcatattttaaaagtataagtcATACACAAAATTACACTCTGCAGAATTCAAACTATATCCCTTTATAAAGTTTCTGGGTGTCCATAATGGGATTTATTACTGCAGGGGaaaaaataagggggaaaaacgTAGATCTTCAGGGCTGtaaatctgaaaaggaaaaacaaaggctattttagaaaactgcatTTTCACCGTGAATACAATTTATATATTCCTTTCAACTTATTTAATAAATTCTAAAAGTGATTTACTTTAGATAATACATCTTAAATTTCAGCAATTTGTCACCAAAACTAATTAGAAAATCTCTTTATCAAAATAAATGCAATATATTGCCAATAGCATTAAATATGCATTTCTTTTAACGTACAACTTTGAAGAAAGATGGACACAGAAACCTATTTTGTTCTTGgtctcctctcttcctctggTGACAACTTTAATACATACTTTAAGGGTAATATCTCTGGCAGTTTGCTAGAGGCAAAGGGGCACTAGTGCTGAAAGAGAGGGCACCCATCAGCAACAGTGCAGCAGTTATTTAGACGATTTAATACacacaacccattccagtattgcctggaaaattccatggacagagcagcttagCGGGCTGCAgcctctggggtcgcaaagaatcggacacgagtgCGCGCTCACAATGTTCTTTATTCTTTAATACCAAGTTTCTCCAGAACTCGGAAAACTCACCAGTGAGAGTAAAATGTGTCAGGAACTGATTAATACATGATGACCCTTTAACTCTACAACGCCCTACAACGCCCTTACAATCCAAAGGAGCAGCCACAGAAAGTAGCTCAAAAACAACACACCCCACAACGGCTCTGTGAAACACTGGCCTTGGGAATGCGACCCCTTAcaagagacaggaaaaaagacacagatgtgtataacggacttttggactcagagagagagggagagggtgggatgatttgggagaatggcattctaacatgtatactttcatgtaagaattgaatcgctagtctatgtctgacgcaggatgcagcatgcttggggctggtgcatgggatgacccacagagatgttatggggagggaggtgggaggggggttcatgtttgggaacgcatgtaagaattaaagattttaaaattaaaaaataaaaaaattaaaattaaaaaataaataaataaaatatttgagttaaaactaaaaaaaaaaaaaagaaagcttctgTTACACCAGAACTTGGCGTTCTGTCTTAAAAGACTTTTGTCCACAGCCACCCTACAGTGGTTTGCCCTCTTAAAGCAAACTTGTGGCTTCGGGGGTTGAGGCGGAGAGACAGACTGCaagggaaaagaagggaaacCGGAGTTTTAATTTCCCAGCGCTATTTCTCACAACACAGTGGACCACGAAAGTGGCAGAGCGCGGCTGGAGCGATCTGAAACAGGAGACCCCGCTCCCACAGACTGTTCTCCTTCTAAACAAAACACCACCGAGGGCTAAGTTTAAAACCCTGCAGAAGCTTGACCAACATCTTGGGCTGAGTCCAACGGCCACAAAGTGGGCGGCGGCCAGCGGAGGCTTGCCAACaggtcaatttaaaaaatttactttcgACTGCAACTTTTGGAGTTGGGGCTTCCGAATGAAACAATCTGCGAGAGGAGACCGGAGAGCTCGCCGCGATCCCCCAGCTCCCGGCCGATGGGCCCCGGCCCTGTCATCCCAATCCTCCCAACTGCAGctgcagggaagcgagccccacAGGCCCGCGCGCCCCAAGCCGCCTCGCACCGCAGGGCCCGGAAGGAGCTGCACTCACCGCGAGGCCGACGCAGCAAACGCGGAAACGGCTTAGCCTCCCGGAGCCTCCTCAGCCCCTTGAACAACGACACCGGCAGAAGGGGGCGGCCGGGTGGCTGGGCTCCAGCGCGCCACAGGCTCCCCGCCCGCGCGAGGCCCACGCCGACGCCCGCTGACGTCAGCGCGCCGGCCGGGATCACGTCACGCAGCCCGAGGGCGCCGGGGTGGCTGAGGGCGGAAGTGCGGGTCTGGCGCGGCTCGGGGAGTGCGCGCGGGCGGGAGGGCGCGGCCATAGGTCAGCTGGCGGGGGCTACGAGCCGGGCCTCAGCTTGGTAATCGGACCTTTCATCTCGCGGCCTGGGCACTTTTGACGTTTCGTTCCctcgccgttcctgaccttctcCTGATGGGCACGTGACGAAGCGCGAGCCGCGGGAAGCCCTGCAGAAACGCCCCCGTTCCGGCGAAGCGCCTCTCCCCGGCGTCGCGCGTTCGGGGTCCCGTCAGCGCGGGTGACCACGTCCCGGGGTGGAGGCAACCTGCCGGCGTTTGGGCTTCCATTAAATGAATAGTTGTAACGGTCTCAGCGGCTGCGTAACGTCAACCTTCGACAGCTGGCCgtggaaatggaaaaaaagtgTTGGACGGCAGAACAGCATCagagaataaattttataatcagacactgtatgttttatttttaaacatttgtttttctgtcctgGAGGCGGAATAACTGacgaaagtgttctaatttcagaAAGTCATCACGAGCAACAGGAACCACGTTTCGGACTAGGCCTCACtcctttttttaatctgaatGTGGCTAGAATGGAATGTATACATTCATACATTGTTGTTcggtcgccaagtcgtgtctgattcttcgcaaccctatggactgtaacacagcaggcctgcctgtccctcaccatctcggcagagtttgcccaagttcatgtccattgagttggtgatgctagccAACCGTCTCATGCCCTGTGGCGcttttcttctgccctcaatcccaaaatcagtcagggtcttttccaatgaatgggtACATTCGTACGCATGTATGTGTTAGTCGTGAAGGAACCACAGAGGAGCCTTTATCAATGACGTTTATATAGTTAAGTGACATGTTCGTATAGTTAAATGATAAAAATCGTAAAAGCAAAATCTTGGTTTGCTCCCCTCTCTAGCAGTGTGTGAACACAGTGGcatacagtaaatatttgctatattGCAGCAAGGGAATTTTTTAGTTTATGTTTTGTGAAGACTCTCTTTGTGAATGATATCAGATGATTTCTTCTCTC encodes the following:
- the BIRC2 gene encoding baculoviral IAP repeat-containing protein 2 isoform X2, translating into MHKTTSQRLVLDPSYRKIKSVMEDSTVLSNWTSGNKQKMTYDFSCELYRMSTYSTFPTGVPVSERSLARAGFYYTGVNDKVKCFCCGLMLDNWKQGDNPIEKHKQLYPSCSFVQNLVSVTSLESTSKNASSPMRNSFTHSLSPTLEHGRSFSGSYSNLSPNPINSRAVEDFSPLRTNPYSYAMSTEEARFLTYQMWPLTFLSPSELARAGFYYIGPGDRVACFACGGTLNNWEPKDDAMLEHQRNFPNCPFLENSLGTLRFSISNLSMQTHAARLRTFMYWPSTVPVQPEQLASAGFYYVGRNDDVKCFCCDGGLRCWESGDDPWVEHAKWFPRCEFLIRMKGQEFVSEIQARYPHLLEQLLSTANTPGDENADPPNDLSLLRRNRMALFQQLTCVLPILDNLLKANVINKQEHDIIKQKTQIPLQARELIDTVLVKGNSAANIFKNCLKEIDPTLYKNLFVEKNMKYIPTDVSGLSLEEQLRRLQEERTCKVCMDKEVSIVFIPCGHLVVCQECAPSLRKCPICRGIIKGTVRTFLS
- the BIRC2 gene encoding baculoviral IAP repeat-containing protein 2 isoform X1; this encodes MHKTTSQRLVLDPSYRKIKSVMEDSTVLSNWTSGNKQKMTYDFSCELYRMSTYSTFPTGVPVSERSLARAGFYYTGVNDKVKCFCCGLMLDNWKQGDNPIEKHKQLYPSCSFVQNLVSVTSLESTSKNASSPMRNSFTHSLSPTLEHGRSFSGSYSNLSPNPINSRAVEDFSPLRTNPYSYAMSTEEARFLTYQMWPLTFLSPSELARAGFYYIGPGDRVACFACGGTLNNWEPKDDAMLEHQRNFPNCPFLENSLGTLRFSISNLSMQTHAARLRTFMYWPSTVPVQPEQLASAGFYYVGRNDDVKCFCCDGGLRCWESGDDPWVEHAKWFPRCEFLIRMKGQEFVSEIQARYPHLLEQLLSTANTPGDENADPPIVQFGPGESSSDDAVMMNTPVVKAALEMGFSRSLVKRTVQSKILTTGENYKTVNDIVSALLNAEDEKREEEEEEEKERQTEETASDDLSLLRRNRMALFQQLTCVLPILDNLLKANVINKQEHDIIKQKTQIPLQARELIDTVLVKGNSAANIFKNCLKEIDPTLYKNLFVEKNMKYIPTDVSGLSLEEQLRRLQEERTCKVCMDKEVSIVFIPCGHLVVCQECAPSLRKCPICRGIIKGTVRTFLS